The following coding sequences are from one Paracoccus alcaliphilus window:
- a CDS encoding alpha/beta hydrolase family protein: MKIPSIRCLALALLTALPAMAGESALTLDRGIAATLSMPEGDGPFPAVLLLHGLGSTRNEIGNIYVDKAEALAANGIASLRFDFRGFGKSDGDTGEFTLDRQNADALIALEALQDIDGVDPERIGVLGFSFGAGAAIELAAAQPQAVKSVVVWSPIGDYAADMLDSLGQKVFDRAAEDGIVGLNLGWRTMALKQDFFDSLFTHDLYAALTEYPGPFMTINGADDFYLKYAERLRDAAAGTDKKGMVIDDADHVFHVYTPSKSVASQVIELTLDRFEETL; the protein is encoded by the coding sequence ATGAAGATACCCTCGATCCGCTGCCTTGCCCTTGCCCTGCTGACCGCCCTGCCTGCGATGGCCGGGGAAAGCGCCCTGACGCTGGATCGCGGCATCGCCGCCACGCTCAGCATGCCCGAGGGCGACGGCCCCTTTCCCGCCGTTCTGCTGCTGCACGGCCTCGGCTCGACCCGCAACGAGATCGGCAATATCTATGTGGACAAGGCCGAGGCGCTGGCCGCGAATGGCATCGCCTCGCTGAGGTTCGATTTCCGCGGTTTTGGCAAATCCGACGGGGATACGGGCGAATTCACGCTGGACCGGCAGAACGCTGATGCGCTGATCGCGCTGGAGGCATTGCAGGACATTGACGGCGTGGATCCCGAACGGATCGGCGTGCTGGGCTTTTCCTTCGGTGCCGGCGCCGCGATCGAGCTGGCCGCCGCCCAGCCGCAGGCCGTCAAATCGGTGGTGGTCTGGTCCCCCATCGGCGATTACGCCGCCGACATGCTGGACAGCCTTGGCCAGAAGGTCTTTGATCGCGCGGCCGAAGACGGCATCGTCGGGCTGAACCTTGGCTGGCGCACCATGGCGCTGAAACAGGACTTCTTCGACAGCCTGTTCACCCACGACCTCTATGCGGCGCTGACGGAATATCCAGGCCCGTTCATGACCATCAACGGCGCAGATGATTTCTATCTCAAATATGCCGAACGCCTTCGGGACGCCGCCGCAGGCACCGACAAGAAGGGAATGGTGATCGACGATGCCGATCACGTCTTTCACGTCTATACCCCCAGCAAATCCGTCGCGAGCCAGGTGATTGAGCTGACCCTGGACCGGTTCGAGGAAACGCTGTAG
- a CDS encoding ABC transporter ATP-binding protein — protein MIDVYKKILLLLDARERRQFWLLTILMVLVALVEVAGISAVLVLLNMLADPAIISDSRALSAVQDMLGYESLFSFQIAMAVAVTAVVVFGLVVKAVGSYALIRFSAMRGYTISSQLLGAYLHQPYTWFLERNSADVGKNVLNETDSLVGRVISPALRLIANVFLVVAIVGFLLLVDPLVTIMSAGILGGSYALIYLHLREKLRHAGTDLMQTFGERFRVSQEAMGGIKDVKLLGLEENYTGVYRAAAYRGARTVATLGVMSELPRFVLEAITFGTLLTVIFILLLRSDGNIVDIVPTLGVFAFSVMRLLPALQQIYHGLATMRGGKAVLDTLVGDYAEAGRTQQPYSTAQDQLHLKHDLELSQVHFTYATATRPALSGLDLKISARTTVGIVGGTGAGKTTLIDLILGLLVPDEGEIRVDGISVTSENRRGWQQTLGYVPQSIFLSDDDIAGNIAFGVPKDRIDMAAIERAARAAALHDFVVSDLPQGYATLVGERGVRLSGGQRQRIGIARALYRDPSLLIMDEATSALDNITERVVMEAVQNIRGDKTVILIAHRLSTVRNCDMIFLMEHGQLAAQGTYDELVAGNETFRRMASGH, from the coding sequence GTGATCGACGTATATAAAAAAATCCTTTTACTGCTTGACGCCCGCGAACGGCGGCAGTTCTGGCTGCTGACCATATTGATGGTCCTGGTCGCGCTGGTCGAGGTGGCAGGTATCTCGGCAGTGCTGGTTCTGCTCAACATGCTCGCAGATCCCGCGATCATTTCGGACAGCCGGGCTCTGTCTGCTGTTCAGGATATGCTCGGCTATGAAAGCCTCTTTTCCTTTCAGATCGCGATGGCTGTCGCTGTAACGGCGGTCGTGGTCTTCGGACTGGTGGTCAAGGCCGTGGGCAGCTATGCGCTGATCCGCTTTTCGGCCATGCGCGGCTATACGATCTCCAGTCAGCTGCTGGGGGCCTATCTGCACCAGCCCTATACCTGGTTTCTGGAACGCAACAGTGCCGATGTCGGCAAGAATGTCCTGAACGAAACCGACAGCCTTGTGGGGCGGGTGATTTCTCCGGCGCTGCGGTTGATCGCCAATGTCTTTCTGGTGGTGGCGATCGTGGGGTTCCTGCTTCTCGTCGATCCGCTGGTGACAATCATGTCCGCAGGAATTCTGGGCGGCAGCTATGCGCTCATCTATCTGCATCTGCGCGAAAAGCTTCGCCATGCCGGCACCGATCTGATGCAGACCTTCGGAGAGCGCTTCCGCGTGTCGCAGGAGGCCATGGGAGGCATCAAGGACGTCAAGCTTCTCGGGCTCGAGGAAAACTATACCGGGGTTTACAGGGCAGCGGCCTATCGTGGCGCGCGTACCGTCGCGACTCTTGGGGTGATGTCCGAGTTGCCGCGCTTCGTGCTTGAGGCGATCACGTTTGGCACCTTGCTGACAGTGATTTTCATACTTTTGCTGCGCAGCGATGGTAATATCGTCGATATCGTCCCCACTCTGGGTGTTTTCGCCTTTTCGGTCATGCGGCTTTTGCCGGCCTTGCAACAGATCTATCACGGCCTGGCGACCATGCGTGGCGGCAAGGCGGTACTCGATACACTGGTGGGCGATTACGCCGAGGCTGGACGCACCCAGCAACCTTATTCGACAGCGCAAGACCAGCTGCATCTGAAGCACGATCTTGAGTTGTCGCAGGTGCATTTTACCTATGCCACCGCCACGCGCCCGGCACTGTCCGGACTGGACCTGAAGATATCCGCCCGTACGACCGTGGGTATTGTAGGCGGTACCGGAGCAGGCAAGACCACGCTGATCGACCTGATCCTGGGCCTTCTGGTACCGGATGAAGGTGAGATCCGCGTTGACGGCATATCCGTCACTTCCGAAAACCGACGCGGCTGGCAACAGACCCTCGGCTATGTTCCGCAGTCGATTTTCCTGTCCGACGACGATATCGCGGGCAATATCGCCTTTGGTGTCCCAAAGGACCGGATCGACATGGCGGCGATTGAACGCGCTGCCCGGGCGGCCGCGCTGCATGATTTCGTCGTCTCGGATCTGCCGCAGGGCTATGCCACGCTTGTGGGGGAACGCGGTGTCCGGCTGTCCGGAGGCCAGCGCCAGCGCATCGGTATTGCCCGCGCACTCTATCGCGATCCGTCGCTGCTGATCATGGATGAGGCGACATCGGCGCTCGACAACATCACCGAACGGGTGGTGATGGAGGCGGTGCAGAACATTCGCGGCGACAAGACCGTTATCCTGATCGCCCATCGGTTAAGTACGGTTCGCAATTGCGATATGATTTTCCTGATGGAGCATGGGCAACTGGCGGCCCAGGGCACCTATGACGAACTCGTGGCCGGAAACGAGACCTTCCGCCGGATGGCGTCTGGACACTGA
- a CDS encoding 2OG-Fe(II) oxygenase — protein sequence MSAPVLPIDPETLLLPIDAAREAGRAAAESYRARNPYPHGCFDNFMPPEILDRVRNELRELPEAETFFNRPQEKLKTSYMPERLQPYTRSLFHTLNSRAFLAFLEELTGIDGLIPDPYYSGGGIHVVANGGHLDIHADFNHNRKLNLERRINILIYLNQDWREEWGGSFEVWHTDMSAKAASFVPIFNRMVCFNTGSDTWHGNPGTVANPNGDPRMSIALYYYTATWDTTRKAHSTLFKPRPGTSDQEDRQEARHAVLQNVLPPFVYRRVGHRLRRLGI from the coding sequence ATGTCTGCACCTGTTCTTCCCATTGATCCGGAAACGCTGTTGCTGCCGATCGACGCCGCGCGAGAGGCTGGGCGCGCCGCCGCAGAGAGCTATCGGGCGCGTAATCCCTATCCACATGGATGTTTTGACAACTTCATGCCGCCCGAGATACTTGATCGCGTTCGCAACGAACTGCGTGAGCTGCCCGAGGCGGAAACCTTCTTCAACCGCCCGCAAGAGAAGCTGAAGACCAGCTATATGCCCGAGAGGCTGCAACCCTATACCCGCAGCCTGTTTCACACGCTGAACTCTCGCGCATTCCTTGCCTTCCTTGAGGAACTGACCGGAATCGACGGTCTGATTCCAGATCCTTATTACAGCGGCGGTGGTATCCATGTGGTCGCAAATGGTGGTCATCTCGATATCCACGCCGACTTCAATCACAACCGGAAGCTGAACCTGGAACGCCGGATCAATATCCTGATCTATCTCAATCAGGACTGGCGTGAAGAATGGGGTGGTTCGTTCGAGGTCTGGCATACCGACATGAGCGCCAAGGCTGCAAGCTTCGTGCCGATCTTCAACCGCATGGTCTGCTTCAATACCGGATCCGACACCTGGCACGGCAATCCGGGGACGGTGGCCAATCCCAACGGCGATCCACGCATGTCGATCGCGCTTTACTACTACACCGCCACTTGGGACACGACGCGCAAGGCGCATTCAACCTTGTTCAAGCCACGCCCCGGCACCTCTGATCAGGAAGATCGGCAGGAGGCCCGCCACGCCGTGTTGCAAAACGTGCTGCCGCCCTTTGTCTATCGGCGCGTAGGACACCGTCTGCGTCGCCTGGGGATCTGA